TAAACCTCATTAGGATATATAaaccacataaaaaaaataccttctctataattatgaaataatttatatttatttttaagaatcttTTTTACCATGTTTCTGACTTTCTTGTTCAAAGAATAgttgaattttgtaattttcatgTATATGATGAATGCAATGGTTTTCACATCCGGAATCAGTAAAAAATGgttcaaaattgaaaacaatcattacttttaaaaaCTAAGATGACcaaaaattttagaataaaaaaaaattgaaaagataaaaaactagtcagaaataaaataaaatataatttattcaaaaaaaaaaatacccttAATACATCACCCAAAACATTTGTTAACGAATTGAATTTGAGTTTTATAGGGTGAATAAGACTCTTAAccttttaaaagataattttcttatagtaaataaaaatctaaaatattaaagccttataaaaaatgtatttgcaataatttacaaatttaaaactgaaaaaaaaaaatcaaactaaacCCCAGCCAAAGTTTACCTCCATTGTGTCACCAACATTGACAACAAAGGCATTAGGTAAGGGTTTAACAGGAATCCACGTGCCATCTTTTCTTATCTGCAATCCTTCTACTTGATTGACATGTAAGAGGATGGTTAGAGCTACTCCATCTGAATGATTTGTTAAACCAATGACCTTTTCTGGTTGAGGAAAAGGCGGATAATAGTTGATCCTCATCATTTGTATCCCATCTTCAAATAATTCTCTCATTTCCCTTTCTTCAATCTCCAAAGCTTTTCCCATTTGCCCAATTATGATCATCGCCagatctttcattttttgtgaGTATAGCTCTAGATTCTCTCTGCATAACAAAGACCAACTCGGCTGTGAGATAGATTtctttaagaaatatatataaatgattactTCTTTAATATTAGTTCCTAAATTTCAGAActgtaaaatattaatcaattcaCAATCATGATTTTAATCTTACatcacatttaaataatttttcgtATGGTTTTTCTTCGGGTGCTGCCAAGGACATTGATTATTTAACATTGTTTTACTGGCTAAAAGGGAATAGAGGTTGGTTATGGAAGATGATGGACTCTGAAATGAATTTTTAGAATCCAAATGTAAATCTTGGAGAAACTTGAATGATAACGGTAACCCTACACATGAGTCAAGGTGGTTGAGTGATTTGAGGCCTGTGTGGAAATGGGGTTGATGGAAATGTCTTGATGACAACTTGTTGTAAGAATTAGGAACAAGTGATGTGTGGTGAGGTAGATGAAACAATgtattgtctttttttttttttacttgtaagGTTGCAACCGCAATGTGAAACATGTGTATATGGATGGATTGGGACAAGGTCAGTACAACATAGCTGAGCGATGAATCACTTCAAATTATTTAGTAGTTTAGAGATTAGTTCTAGAAGtaatttcatttgaagaatATGTGGATAGCAATCATTTGGGTTatttagaatatgaaaaataaaattatttttaatattgctAGTACGAATTAGAAAAAATCTTTTGTTTGACACAGATTAAACTTTGGGTATGGGTAACACATAAATTCAAcaagaaatatttttcatactcTGAAAGGTTTCCTTTATCCCTTTTATGAGATCAATAATGTAATAAGAAAGTTGGCCAATTGAAGATGATGTTTATAACTTAAAAGTCCTTTTCTGTCAAAAGTCAGAATGAGAACAAGTTTTACAAAGCGTAGAGTTATACTAagcttacaaaaaaaaaaaaaaaaaggtaggaGTGCATGAGTACAATTAGGAAAATAAAGGCAATAGTGCTAGGGAAAGATGAATTGGAAATGTCAGAAAGGTATGTATTTGGAAAAACTCTACTTGGTTTTGCAAGTAAGGGGTCAATACACTAAAACAAGGTGATGATGTATACAATTGTACAAACTATATGCAAGGTTAAGTTAGATGTAACCTAAATTTGTTGGAAAAGAGGTTCGGGTTTGTGGATACCTTTTACCACTATCCAATATTGTTTTGCAACTTTGTATTGGGATTTAGACATTTCAagtatcatgttttatttattttattctttttcactgattaaaatacaaaatattaataatatgcaTAAAATGCCTATGCTTAGAacgtaatataattttgtacatGTCTtactacaaaaatattttttattagtgatcaattttagtgacaaataaTAATTGGTCACCGtagtaactaatttagataccaatttataaattaaaaatgatcgataactaaaatagtttttaaattgatcattataatgaattagtctctaaattaatTAGAAACAGTAGTTACAAAGATTTTAACTATCAAGACAATTGACctctaaatttgtatttaaattggtcactaatggaacaaattgaaaaatgatttttttagtaactaaaatctctgtaattaatgttaatgattaatttaaaaattattttaattatcaataatatttagtttataaattagtatttaaattgttcattataatgactaattatttttaatttctaaaattggtccgtaataaaatattttattgtattgttCGTTCTACTGAAAgtgttgttttcttctcttaacACTTCTATCCGAATATTGAATTTTGCactgaaataatttatttcatattttttcctcaaattataaaaatgcacaattttgttttctgtttacCTTGATTAAATTTCAAACATAAACAATCTATTTCTACACTTTGGCAAGTTTAGGTTGTCAATAAAcacatatattttagttttaggtTTGACATATATAATTTAGAGAAAATCCAGTTTTAGTTtacacaacataaaaaaaaacataaaggtTTAAGGTTCTTTAAATATACTTTACAGAGTAGAGATAATATTTGTAAACATATTTTAGTATCTCTAGTTTAATGTTTAGAAATTAAAacgtatgttttgaattttgaattacaatttttcatttttaaatttgaaagagTAGAATTAAATCTTACAagttataagaaataataatatgCTTATACTTGAGTTTTagactatttttaagttaataaaatcaCCTTTCTTTGTGGTCTTACTCCTACCAAACCACTATATATCACATAAACAAGACACCCCCTCCTCCCCCCtctacataaataaataaaatcagaaCCATTCCAATTataatcaaaaaagaaaaaaaaaaaaaacagttcaaGAATCTCACAAAATGAGTGGTACCAAAGTTGAATAATTTGTATTATGATATCACTATAAAAAAGAGAAtgcatatataaatacatacacataaaaaaatgtgacaaaatataaacaaatatagaaCCTGAAAGGAAGAGGGAGTTGTGGAAACAAGTGGGGCATTCTGGATTTGGTAGGAAGGGTTGTCATGTAGAACATATCATTCCAATCAAGCTTTTGATCTTCACTCACAACAAATAATTGCCCAAAACCCTCCATATTCTCTGAAGTCTGCCAAAACTTTTTCTTCTCTGACATTGGAAGGTTGAAGAATTCCTTAATATCCAACTTTATTTTGTCCACCAAAGAAGAGCTCACGCCATGgtttataatctaaaaaatattaaaattgaaatccaTTAACTGTTTGAGATTATATGCGTTCCAAAtaaattgaagaataaaaagaGAATATGAAACTAACCTGGAAGAATCCCCATTCTTTGCAAGCAAGGTGAAGCTTGGGCAATTCCGAACTCCCAGATTCTTGAGAAAGCAAATTGTGCATGTCAATAACAGGAATCTGAAGGGTGGCATGAGATTGTTGAGAGATGAGGAGCTTTTGTTGTCGATGTTGAGGCTGAAAGTATCTCTGTGGAACATTAGATACACTCTCTTTAGACAACTCTTGAACTGATGGTACCAAGACTGAAGTCCCTGATTTGTTGAACAACGTTTCCATACCCTTTGCAAAACAACACACTTCCACTCTTAATCTCTTCTTCAATTATAAGACCCTGCCTTTTTATTATGACTGGCTGAGATTGAGATctattaatgatattttgaaattaatttcatcgtacaaataataattttcattgcTGAATTGTTGTGTGGTTGAAACCAGTGCTATTAAATGCTTACCAGAAGTATTTAAGTTGATAGATGACTCTCACGTCAACTTTTCTGTTACTCAGCGtccttatttataaatatttaaataacagTAGTCTAGTACTAGTTCCACATAATAAGAAAACGTAGAATCATATACACAAAAACAAAAGGTagaaaatttaatgtaaaaacaTGCTCTGACCATATCCATCTTCTAAAGAAGGCAGTCACGATTTCCAATCTACCTCTTGATCTATCTTGATCTCTCACATGTATATACAGGGATATCAAAGTGAGGTAGTTCCCATGGTTAACTCATTCATGTTAAGTTAAAATTACGaaggaaatataaaaataatattaattaaattttaattttaattaaattaatctaataagagataaattaaattttaattttcattaaatttaactgaacaaaatagaaataaaattttaattttaattctatgGATACCCACTGGTACAGGTAGTACGATATCTGCACCCGACCCATCTATAAACAGGTATTAGAATACCTACTATCCACTATCCGTAGGTAATAGACATCCACAAGTACCAACTATCGGCCGCGAATTTTATCCTCATCCCTATATCCAACGagtataaaatttttgtctcattCATATCCCCAACAAGTAATAAGTATACTTGTACCCTTCCTCTTATCCACTCcttattatttcaatatcaattaattatttttataaaaatataaaaatcacaacaaaggaaacataatattatccaatattcaatattaaaaggacTTATTCTCCACTAGTACAAGAGAGGGATACTTATACCCTTGCTTTTATCCGCtgcttactatttcaatatcaattaattattttttttaaatataaaaatcacagtaaaggaaacataatattatcaaatattcaatattaaaaggacTTACTCTCCCTTAGTACAGGAAAGgaatttgttaatttaaatttaacattattaattttgtttgaactgTATTACTATTTAAGGTAATTGAACCcttgtttcaattttgttaaCGGTCACGTGTgcttaaaattgacattaatatgTGTCGGGTGTAGAGATCAAATGTCTACTTAAACAATTTTCAAACTCGGTTGTAATGAAAATCAGTTGATTTCAAAACCTTATGAAAATTGCattgttttataaaacaaaGTCAAATACCTTATAAAAACCTGTACAAGATTCACAAGAGGAAAAACAAATTTAGAAGTCGTTCTtggctctcaaaattgtgtttttggaaaGGTTGGAATTGGTTACAAATTTTTTAGTGAAAAGATTGTCAAGAAGTTTGGTAATTTCTTTTCCACTAGCAAGCCAAATGAACTGTTTCCAATTATTGTATGAGAAAATGTCATATTTCTAAGAattgaaaagtaagaaaatattgTGTACCTAAGGGATATTTGAAATGGATCTCAAAAAGACTAAGAAATGATTAACCATGTTGGGCGTAACCTATCAAGGGTACCATGTAATGTAAAATTGTTTCATAGGTCATAAAGAGTCACAAGAAAGATTTGTGATACCTAGATTGTGGGTGTCCAAGGCACATGACAGGTGATGAGACAAAATTTGCAATGTTGAGCTTGAAGGGTGAAGGATTTGTGACTTTTggagataacaacaaaggaaaaatacttggCATTAGATTCATGAGCTATGGATCCTTATTCAACGTCAAAAATGTGCTCCTAGTTGAAGGATTAAAGCATAATCTAATAATTATAAGCCAACTTTTTGATAAGGGATATAAAGTAGTGTTTGAACCTAGtcattattttatctttgatgCATGTGGTAGTATTGCGTTAATAGGAAAAAGAGTTAACAACACTTACTTGATTgatctgcatcatgcatcaaATATCATACGTTGTTTTCttacaaaagaagatgacacatcactaacacaaaaatagtttataatgtCATCCATTTAACGTCTGCCCAAAAGAAGCCCAAGGTAAGAAAATGACCGATGGTGTTTTcgtaaataaattaacaatttttgCCTCGGCCTAGGGAAGCCTCAATGTCACTTAATGTTAGCTCATAAAAGCCCTTATGTTATTGTACAAAGGACGTTGGCCTAGAGAAGCCCCGATGTCACTCAATGTCGGCCCATGGTAGCCCCGACGTCACTCAACGTCGACCTAGGGCAGCCCCAACGTCAAAATGGATTTTAAGTAATCCCCGCGAACCAAAAAGCGTCCACTGCTCCTTCCCGTGACCTTCTCTTTCATCCTCGCCAGCGACAACGACCGCCGTAGGTGAGTTTGGCTTCATTTTCCATCATTAATTTAAGCATTTTGAACTTATTGGTTTTCGTTTTCGTCTctatttcttgtaaattttgcATTTTCATCTCCATTCCATCATCCAAGTTTTTGTTGGCTGGCGTCGGCGACCTTATAAGGTCACCCTACTCCAACTACGTCTTTGTTTTTGCTACAAGAGGTTAGTTTTTTCATTTCGTTCTGTTTGCACTTATGCTTTTATTCATGTATTTGTATATTAGTTTTTTTGGcatgtttctttttgtttgaaatttcatgatatttgaaaattttgaaatgaaatttatattcattattaaatgttacattgaaataattataattttatttagttttttaatattattgttgcattgttattttatatatgaagatTATTATAGTTTTAGTTCATAACACATAGCGAACCTTAGTTCCTATTTCAGATTTAGTACAAAGGATTAAATTGTTAatcgtttgtattaaatcttgaattgtcttATTAGAcagttcaaaaaaattatttttcataattcgCTATAAGGTGATATtgacataaatttgataaaattttgatttaggcaattttgtgTTACTCTCTAGATGCATACTTGATTGTTCTTGAGACCAATGCGAAATGTGTAATATCCTAGtcaaatattactaaaaaaagaaaattataattgaaattaaattcaaGTGCCTGATATTATTCCGAAAATgcgagaaaattaaaaaaaatatttatcatgccAAAACCAAATCCATAATGCACAACTTAAGTGTTCCAAGTTCGAATTACAAAACAACTTaaatggattacaaaatttttttccaaaatcctaacattacataaaaaattgattttttctatGGAAAAAATCTGTATGTAAAGCATGTGCAGCTTATGCGTTTAAAATTCAGTGGTGCGTATTATAATATGAGAAAGCATACAACGTGGTGTTTGATTGTACTCGTTTTGTGCGTACGTGACTGTGTTCGAACCTGGTTGGCTGAATTTTGCTTTATGTGTTGGTTTTAAATGCAATTTTTCTCCTTTAAGAAGTGGGACCC
This region of Vigna unguiculata cultivar IT97K-499-35 chromosome 5, ASM411807v1, whole genome shotgun sequence genomic DNA includes:
- the LOC114184946 gene encoding protein SRG1-like — translated: METLFNKSGTSVLVPSVQELSKESVSNVPQRYFQPQHRQQKLLISQQSHATLQIPVIDMHNLLSQESGSSELPKLHLACKEWGFFQIINHGVSSSLVDKIKLDIKEFFNLPMSEKKKFWQTSENMEGFGQLFVVSEDQKLDWNDMFYMTTLPTKSRMPHLFPQLPLPFRENLELYSQKMKDLAMIIIGQMGKALEIEEREMRELFEDGIQMMRINYYPPFPQPEKVIGLTNHSDGVALTILLHVNQVEGLQIRKDGTWIPVKPLPNAFVVNVGDTMEIITNGTYRSVEHRVTVNSEMERISFATFYSPREDAVIGPSPCLITDQTPPQFKSIRVNQYFKEYFARKLEGKSNRDNMRIEHPN